One segment of Olsenella uli DSM 7084 DNA contains the following:
- the mrdA gene encoding penicillin-binding protein 2: protein MNPIVVVIIVLAVILVALVAVFFLVGRGEARFTFDIGGAVPRAAGGSDTSSESGFKSRLNGLGVFSGSIIATLLVKLWTMQLVSSDSYSAQAESNRTRTISLAAPRGRILDRNGVELVGNRASLSVMAEASVADNEIECKLLGNLIGMPEMAVRRKIEDASEGAQSLRTVAVDVSRRVVAYINERSYLFAGVSVAEKAQRHYPLGNVAAHVLGYTGTVSSDQLGSTGGSDVEGAIRYESGDIVGQAGVEYQYESVLQGIKGEQTVYVDADGNVLSHTGSVDAQSGSDIVLTLDANIQKAAEESLQGRIKTLYGAGKTECKGGCAIAMDVTNGEILAMASAPTFYPNVFVGGISTDDWDELSSEEGANPLMNRAVAGQYPSASTIKPLSTLAALDYGIAGADSGYDCTGYWTGFGKDYGQYCWNHSGHGWMTLQTGITYSCDVVFYEVGKGFYYSDSKEGLQETYRAWGLGSAEGVDLPSESVGRVPDAEWKWNYYTSSDDSARSWQGGDSTNLAIGQGDLLVTPLQMLCAYAGLATGGTTWRPHVLKSVKSNVGGGSVIDYKCEVLRQIDIEPSHLDLVHAGLTGVIYEESEAQASHFTNLSVRVAGKTGTAETPKKDPTGWFIAYAPSDDPKYVVASVIENGGYGSEGAMYVVRDILGAIYNEPDDSTAVDTSGVQ from the coding sequence GTGAATCCCATAGTCGTGGTCATAATCGTGCTGGCGGTGATACTCGTCGCCCTCGTCGCCGTCTTCTTCCTCGTCGGCCGTGGCGAGGCGCGCTTCACCTTCGACATCGGTGGCGCCGTGCCGCGTGCCGCGGGCGGATCGGACACCTCCAGCGAGAGCGGCTTCAAGTCACGACTCAATGGGCTGGGAGTCTTCTCCGGGTCGATCATCGCCACCCTTCTCGTCAAGCTCTGGACGATGCAGCTGGTCTCCTCTGACTCCTACAGCGCGCAGGCGGAGTCCAACCGCACCCGCACCATCTCCCTCGCGGCACCGCGCGGACGCATACTCGACCGCAACGGTGTCGAGCTCGTGGGCAACCGTGCGAGCCTCTCGGTCATGGCGGAGGCCAGCGTCGCTGACAACGAGATCGAATGCAAGCTGCTGGGAAACCTCATCGGAATGCCGGAGATGGCGGTCAGGCGCAAGATCGAGGACGCCTCCGAGGGGGCGCAGAGCCTCAGGACCGTCGCCGTGGACGTGTCCCGTCGGGTCGTGGCCTATATCAACGAGCGCTCCTACCTCTTTGCGGGCGTCTCGGTGGCCGAGAAGGCCCAACGTCATTATCCGCTGGGCAACGTCGCGGCACACGTCCTGGGCTATACGGGCACGGTCTCCTCGGACCAGCTCGGCTCGACGGGCGGCTCGGACGTCGAGGGCGCCATCCGCTACGAGTCGGGTGACATAGTCGGCCAGGCGGGCGTCGAGTACCAGTACGAGAGCGTCCTGCAGGGCATCAAGGGCGAGCAGACCGTCTATGTCGACGCAGACGGAAACGTTTTGAGCCACACGGGCAGCGTCGATGCCCAGAGTGGCTCGGACATAGTCCTGACGCTCGATGCCAACATCCAGAAGGCGGCGGAGGAGTCGCTCCAGGGCAGGATCAAGACCCTCTACGGTGCCGGCAAGACGGAGTGCAAGGGTGGCTGTGCGATCGCGATGGACGTCACCAACGGGGAGATCCTGGCGATGGCAAGCGCGCCGACCTTCTATCCCAACGTGTTCGTGGGGGGCATCTCGACAGACGACTGGGACGAGCTCTCGTCCGAGGAGGGCGCGAACCCCCTCATGAACCGCGCCGTTGCTGGGCAGTACCCATCCGCATCGACCATCAAGCCCCTTTCCACCCTGGCCGCCCTCGACTACGGCATCGCCGGTGCGGATTCAGGCTACGACTGCACGGGCTACTGGACGGGCTTCGGCAAGGACTATGGGCAATACTGCTGGAACCATAGCGGCCACGGCTGGATGACGCTCCAGACGGGCATCACCTACTCATGTGACGTGGTCTTCTACGAGGTCGGCAAGGGCTTCTACTACTCCGATAGCAAGGAGGGCCTCCAGGAGACCTACCGCGCCTGGGGTCTGGGCAGCGCCGAGGGGGTCGACCTGCCCTCCGAGTCCGTCGGGCGCGTTCCCGACGCGGAATGGAAGTGGAACTACTACACCTCCTCCGATGACTCCGCACGCTCGTGGCAGGGTGGTGACAGCACCAACCTCGCCATCGGCCAGGGAGACCTCCTCGTGACCCCGCTCCAGATGCTCTGTGCCTATGCGGGTCTGGCGACCGGAGGGACCACCTGGCGCCCGCACGTCCTCAAGTCCGTCAAGTCCAACGTCGGCGGCGGCTCGGTCATAGACTACAAGTGCGAGGTCCTCCGTCAGATTGACATCGAGCCAAGCCATCTGGACCTCGTCCATGCGGGTCTCACAGGTGTCATCTACGAGGAGTCCGAGGCCCAGGCATCCCACTTCACGAACCTGTCGGTGAGGGTTGCCGGCAAGACGGGCACGGCCGAGACCCCAAAGAAGGACCCTACGGGCTGGTTCATCGCCTACGCCCCGTCAGACGATCCCAAGTATGTCGTCGCCTCCGTCATCGAGAACGGCGGCTATGGCTCCGAAGGCGCCATGTATGTGGTGCGCGACATCCTTGGCGCCATCTACAACGAACCGGATGACTCGACCGCCGTCGACACATCCGGCGTGCAATAG
- a CDS encoding FtsW/RodA/SpoVE family cell cycle protein, whose product MPQRVAAPQGAQGVIGTLRGAIGSFGKRVSGDRATRSRSRLNGPFYLPQLLAALLIVAFGAVVIYTASLTIAEASFVRQLAGIAIGLVCAWGMYRYDYRALANMSTALLVADVVLMLLPSVPGFGVSAMGMTGWVKIPLVGLRFQPSELAKLVTIFLMASLGAEYNGRIDSLRDYLKLCGILVVPFVLILTQPDLGTGLIVLVTGASIIICSGAKRTWVIATIAGIVALAAIVVATSMTEGLPHLLKTYQLNRLIVFVDPSVDPSGDGYNLQQAKIAVGSGGLLGKGFGNATQAAGGFLPEAHTDFVFALLAEEFGFVGSVVLLGLFATMILSTILLAQRVESPFGKLVLAGCATMWSFQLLQNVGMCIGIMPITGIPLPFVSFGSSSMVTQLTSVGMVQSVWHHIVKAG is encoded by the coding sequence ATGCCACAACGGGTTGCGGCACCCCAGGGGGCCCAAGGTGTCATCGGTACGCTGCGTGGGGCCATCGGCAGCTTCGGCAAGCGAGTCTCGGGCGACCGTGCCACGCGCAGCAGATCGCGACTGAACGGCCCCTTCTACCTCCCCCAGCTACTTGCCGCGCTGCTCATAGTCGCCTTCGGTGCCGTCGTCATATACACCGCGTCGCTCACGATCGCCGAGGCGTCGTTCGTGCGTCAGCTCGCGGGCATTGCGATCGGCCTCGTCTGTGCCTGGGGCATGTATCGCTATGACTACCGCGCCCTCGCAAACATGTCGACGGCCCTGCTCGTCGCTGATGTCGTGCTTATGCTGCTTCCCAGCGTCCCGGGGTTCGGCGTCTCGGCCATGGGTATGACCGGTTGGGTCAAGATTCCCCTCGTCGGCCTGCGCTTCCAGCCCTCGGAGCTCGCCAAGCTCGTGACCATCTTCCTCATGGCCTCGCTCGGCGCTGAGTACAACGGGCGCATCGACTCCCTGCGCGACTACCTCAAGCTCTGCGGAATCCTCGTCGTACCCTTCGTGCTCATCCTCACCCAACCCGACCTTGGCACCGGCCTCATCGTGCTCGTGACGGGAGCCTCCATCATCATCTGCTCGGGCGCCAAGCGCACCTGGGTCATCGCGACCATCGCCGGCATCGTCGCGCTCGCAGCCATCGTCGTCGCCACCTCCATGACGGAGGGCCTTCCCCATCTGCTCAAGACCTACCAGCTCAATCGCCTCATTGTCTTTGTGGACCCCTCCGTCGACCCTTCGGGCGACGGCTACAACCTCCAGCAGGCGAAGATCGCCGTTGGCTCGGGTGGCCTGCTTGGCAAGGGTTTTGGCAACGCCACGCAGGCAGCGGGCGGCTTTCTTCCCGAGGCACATACGGACTTCGTCTTTGCCCTGCTCGCCGAGGAGTTCGGCTTCGTCGGGTCCGTCGTGCTGCTGGGACTCTTCGCCACGATGATCCTCTCGACCATACTTTTGGCCCAGCGCGTTGAGTCCCCCTTTGGGAAGCTGGTCCTCGCCGGCTGCGCCACCATGTGGTCCTTCCAGCTGCTCCAGAATGTGGGCATGTGCATTGGCATCATGCCGATCACGGGCATCCCGCTGCCCTTTGTGAGCTTCGGTTCCTCCTCGATGGTCACGCAGCTGACTTCGGTGGGCATGGTCCAGTCCGTGTGGCATCACATCGTGAAGGCAGGCTGA
- a CDS encoding peptidylprolyl isomerase, translating to MGFFDEPLHTPEYRLGGDEVAAFTTSKGTILVRLDGAGAPIHVANFCELATSGFYDGLKFHRYVPGFVIQGGCPNTREMSPDDVAAGRRGPDGMPGTGGPGYRIHEEFSTNPRNSHEDGALAMARSQDPNSAGSQFYFCLGPQHVLDSGYTVFGATIEGKDVIGELRQGDVIESIRIEGATA from the coding sequence ATGGGCTTCTTCGACGAACCTCTGCACACGCCCGAGTATCGGCTCGGGGGTGATGAGGTTGCCGCCTTCACCACGAGCAAGGGCACCATCCTCGTGAGGCTGGATGGCGCCGGCGCGCCCATTCACGTCGCCAACTTCTGCGAACTCGCGACTTCTGGCTTCTACGACGGGCTTAAGTTCCACCGCTACGTCCCGGGGTTCGTGATCCAGGGGGGTTGCCCCAACACGCGCGAGATGAGCCCCGACGACGTCGCGGCCGGGCGGCGTGGTCCCGACGGGATGCCTGGGACTGGCGGCCCCGGCTACCGCATCCACGAGGAGTTCAGCACCAACCCACGCAACAGCCACGAGGACGGCGCCCTGGCCATGGCGCGCTCCCAGGACCCCAACAGCGCAGGTTCCCAGTTCTACTTCTGCCTGGGTCCCCAGCACGTGCTGGACAGCGGCTACACCGTCTTCGGCGCGACCATCGAAGGCAAGGACGTCATCGGTGAGCTTCGCCAGGGTGACGTCATCGAGAGCATCCGGATCGAAGGCGCCACCGCGTAG
- the mreD gene encoding rod shape-determining protein MreD, whose protein sequence is MRVNDSGKNRRDIGWMGLACLVLQLALAPNIAVANGHINFAIVFAGIVALSYGGPTGVLCGFLSGLVFDLCSTGPIGLMALLLTISSFVLGIENRNRLSDDSSGALVVYLISTFATILVYHLVMLLFGQAGSLVDAFVLRALPTFALTAAAYLPAAYLLSHSHGSGLQLGGGATSLRSRHGGGRYSLGKR, encoded by the coding sequence ATGCGAGTCAATGATTCGGGCAAGAACCGCAGGGACATAGGCTGGATGGGGCTTGCATGCCTTGTCCTGCAACTCGCCCTTGCCCCCAACATCGCCGTTGCCAACGGTCACATCAACTTCGCCATCGTGTTCGCAGGCATCGTGGCACTCAGCTACGGTGGGCCCACGGGCGTCCTTTGCGGCTTTCTTTCTGGCCTGGTCTTTGACCTCTGCTCGACGGGCCCGATTGGCCTCATGGCACTTCTCCTCACCATCTCCTCCTTCGTGCTCGGCATCGAGAATAGGAACCGCCTCTCGGACGACTCGTCGGGGGCGCTTGTGGTCTATCTCATCTCCACGTTTGCCACAATCCTCGTCTATCACCTGGTGATGCTCCTCTTTGGGCAGGCCGGCTCGCTTGTGGATGCCTTCGTGCTGCGGGCTCTCCCGACCTTCGCCCTCACGGCCGCCGCCTACCTCCCCGCCGCCTACCTCCTTTCGCACTCGCATGGGTCTGGACTGCAGCTTGGCGGCGGAGCCACCTCGCTCCGCTCGAGGCATGGTGGCGGCAGGTACAGCTTGGGCAAACGCTAG
- a CDS encoding tetratricopeptide repeat protein yields MNQQAFDAGKAAYQRGDLSVAVSQLSQAKGPGEVSGAVDHLLGNCLMKLGRYGEAAASYGDALRDPSYGHSGALACNRGRALLAAGRPQEAIASLTMATKDETYTTPYKAQVALGNAFMRIGNVREAGVAYRSAAIDESNPDPASALRSLGGCFMQMGRAVDAVEAYRTALDFSTPLQDQNAVYGDLGLAYVAANRMTEAVDAFGHATADGSYQLRPEAQAAYDAAQRAVSAITGGGPSETDALLAAAGYGTGSYDPLDPMGTSGEFMPSPEDTGFFSVNEQDLIRQDRRDRKVRRKHRHTGLKVFVVLLLLVVALAGGGFWAYWQGYGWPMQDAVVTELFKANTSGGDVASLLADSVSADDRSAIESLLPTSTTSVSIDGVDRSMTSSTVLATATLPSGGKQAYQIELVRDGIGWKVSSVSAQFASSDASGSNGSTTGTISGN; encoded by the coding sequence GTGAATCAGCAGGCTTTTGACGCTGGCAAGGCGGCGTACCAGCGAGGCGACCTCTCCGTCGCCGTGTCCCAGCTCTCCCAGGCAAAGGGTCCCGGGGAGGTCTCGGGTGCGGTCGACCACCTCCTGGGAAACTGCCTCATGAAGCTTGGCCGCTACGGTGAGGCAGCGGCCTCCTACGGCGATGCACTGAGGGATCCCTCCTACGGGCATTCTGGTGCCCTGGCCTGTAACCGTGGCCGCGCGCTCTTGGCGGCAGGCAGGCCCCAGGAGGCGATTGCCTCCCTGACCATGGCGACCAAGGATGAGACCTACACGACGCCATACAAGGCCCAGGTCGCACTCGGCAACGCCTTCATGCGCATCGGCAACGTGCGCGAGGCCGGCGTCGCCTACCGCAGCGCCGCCATCGACGAGAGCAACCCGGATCCCGCCTCGGCCCTGAGGAGTCTCGGCGGATGCTTCATGCAGATGGGTCGTGCCGTCGATGCGGTGGAGGCGTATCGCACCGCCCTCGACTTCTCGACCCCGCTCCAGGACCAGAATGCGGTCTATGGCGACCTCGGACTGGCCTACGTCGCCGCCAACCGCATGACCGAGGCCGTCGACGCGTTTGGCCATGCAACCGCAGACGGCAGCTACCAGCTTCGTCCCGAGGCCCAGGCGGCCTACGACGCCGCCCAGCGCGCGGTCTCGGCTATCACGGGCGGCGGCCCGTCCGAGACCGATGCCCTCCTTGCCGCGGCGGGCTATGGGACCGGTAGCTATGACCCCCTCGATCCGATGGGCACCTCTGGCGAGTTCATGCCCTCCCCGGAGGACACGGGCTTCTTTTCGGTCAACGAGCAGGATCTCATCAGGCAGGACAGGCGCGACCGCAAGGTCCGTCGCAAGCACAGGCACACGGGCCTCAAGGTCTTCGTCGTGCTCCTGCTCCTCGTCGTCGCCCTCGCCGGTGGCGGGTTCTGGGCCTACTGGCAGGGCTATGGCTGGCCGATGCAGGACGCCGTCGTCACCGAGCTCTTCAAGGCCAACACGTCTGGCGGCGACGTGGCGTCGCTGCTGGCCGACTCCGTCTCCGCAGACGACCGCTCGGCGATCGAGTCGCTGCTCCCCACCAGCACGACAAGCGTCTCCATCGATGGCGTCGACCGCTCCATGACCAGCTCGACCGTCCTTGCCACGGCTACGCTCCCGTCAGGCGGAAAGCAGGCCTACCAGATCGAACTCGTGCGGGACGGAATCGGCTGGAAGGTCAGCTCCGTCAGCGCCCAGTTCGCGTCCTCCGACGCCTCGGGCTCGAACGGTTCCACCACTGGCACCATTTCCGGCAACTAG
- the mreC gene encoding rod shape-determining protein MreC yields the protein MPSLRGGTSRASIRKSDSDSGVRLLVACVALSLVMFTLSARESGSGFFTSMRGAFSTVTMPVRYVGAAASVPFQGLGNVFANLTADQQTLSELRQENERLTARNTELEEAEQTAARLQDLLALQSTYSLQSTAARIISGSSDSWTDTVTLDKGSSAGLSVGMPVTDSSGAIGQIIECGTTSSVVRLITDENSGVSAMVQSSRAQGVLKGSADGTLHLTLIGTDQTVDVGDTVVTSGLGGIFPKGLPLGKVISVNKAAGALYYDIDVSPLSSTEGFEEVLVITSLTEGQEATSDDIAAADAQETSSIVGGSAPSSSDATPSEESSEGDAGTSE from the coding sequence ATGCCTTCGCTCCGTGGCGGCACGTCGCGCGCCAGCATCAGGAAAAGCGACTCGGACTCGGGCGTGCGCCTGCTGGTGGCCTGTGTCGCCCTCTCGCTCGTCATGTTCACCCTGAGTGCGCGGGAGAGTGGCTCGGGCTTCTTCACGAGCATGCGCGGCGCGTTCTCTACGGTCACCATGCCCGTGCGCTACGTGGGCGCCGCCGCCTCCGTGCCCTTTCAGGGCCTTGGCAACGTCTTCGCCAACCTCACCGCCGACCAGCAGACGCTCTCGGAGCTCAGGCAGGAGAATGAGCGCCTGACGGCACGCAACACGGAGCTCGAGGAGGCCGAGCAGACCGCCGCGAGGCTACAGGACCTCCTCGCCTTGCAGAGCACCTACAGCCTCCAGTCCACGGCGGCGCGCATCATCTCGGGCTCCAGCGACTCGTGGACCGATACGGTCACCCTTGACAAGGGCTCGAGCGCGGGGCTCTCCGTCGGCATGCCCGTAACGGACTCAAGCGGTGCCATCGGCCAGATCATCGAATGCGGGACGACCTCCTCCGTCGTGCGCCTCATCACGGACGAGAACTCCGGCGTCTCGGCCATGGTGCAGTCAAGCAGGGCGCAGGGCGTCCTCAAGGGTTCCGCCGATGGCACGCTGCACCTAACGCTCATCGGCACCGACCAGACGGTAGACGTGGGAGACACCGTCGTCACCAGCGGCCTCGGCGGCATCTTCCCGAAGGGGCTGCCGCTCGGTAAGGTCATCAGTGTCAACAAGGCTGCCGGCGCGCTGTACTATGACATCGACGTGAGCCCCCTATCGAGCACGGAGGGCTTCGAGGAGGTGCTCGTCATCACTTCGCTGACGGAGGGGCAGGAGGCGACCTCCGACGACATCGCTGCGGCGGACGCGCAGGAGACCTCCTCCATCGTCGGTGGTTCCGCCCCTTCGTCGTCCGATGCGACCCCGTCGGAGGAGTCCTCCGAGGGCGACGCAGGCACAAGCGAGTAG
- the mreB gene encoding rod shape-determining protein: MSILDSLFGEYDGDLAIDLGTANTLVAARGQGIILNEPSVVAIDKSEDRVLAVGADAKRMIGRTPGSIIAERPLKDGVIADFDVTEVMLRYFIEKARGTRRYPWSPRPRVVVCVPSGVTSVEKRAVFEATIAAGARQAFLIEEPMAAAIGADLPIEDPTGSMVVDIGGGTTEVAVIAMGGIVVSQSIRTAGDEFDQTILEHVRDAYSLSIGERTAEDIKIKVGSAAPLAEELDVEVNGRDVMSGLPKTVRIESEEIRRALDKPLDEVTKTVKDALDVTPPDLASDLMYYGILLTGGGGLLRGLDQRLREETGVPVNVSPTALENVVNGCARVLEANALSGGFVQQSAS, translated from the coding sequence ATGTCGATCCTCGACTCGCTCTTCGGAGAATATGACGGCGACCTCGCCATCGACCTTGGCACGGCCAACACCCTCGTGGCCGCCCGGGGCCAGGGCATCATCCTGAACGAACCCTCCGTCGTCGCCATCGACAAGAGCGAGGACCGCGTCCTTGCCGTCGGTGCAGACGCAAAGAGGATGATCGGACGCACGCCCGGCTCCATCATCGCGGAGCGCCCCCTCAAGGACGGCGTCATCGCCGACTTCGACGTCACCGAGGTCATGCTGCGCTACTTCATCGAGAAGGCGCGAGGCACGAGGCGTTACCCCTGGAGCCCACGCCCCCGCGTCGTCGTGTGCGTCCCCTCCGGGGTCACTTCCGTCGAGAAGCGTGCCGTCTTCGAGGCAACCATCGCTGCCGGCGCTCGCCAGGCCTTCCTGATCGAGGAGCCCATGGCCGCCGCCATTGGTGCCGACCTGCCCATCGAGGACCCCACTGGTTCCATGGTCGTCGACATCGGGGGCGGCACCACCGAAGTCGCCGTTATTGCCATGGGTGGCATCGTCGTCTCCCAGTCGATTCGCACGGCAGGCGACGAGTTTGACCAGACCATCCTCGAGCATGTTCGCGATGCCTACAGCCTCTCCATTGGCGAGCGCACGGCTGAGGACATCAAGATCAAGGTCGGCTCCGCGGCGCCCCTTGCCGAGGAGCTTGACGTCGAGGTGAATGGCCGTGACGTGATGAGCGGCCTGCCCAAGACGGTCCGCATCGAGAGCGAGGAGATTCGCCGGGCCCTCGACAAGCCGCTCGACGAGGTCACCAAGACGGTCAAGGACGCCCTAGACGTCACGCCACCCGACCTTGCCAGCGACCTCATGTACTACGGCATCCTCCTTACGGGGGGTGGCGGGCTTCTGCGTGGGCTCGACCAGCGCCTGCGCGAGGAGACGGGCGTGCCCGTGAACGTGAGCCCCACGGCCCTCGAGAACGTGGTGAACGGCTGCGCGCGCGTCCTCGAGGCCAATGCCCTCTCCGGCGGCTTCGTCCAACAGAGCGCGAGCTAG